The proteins below are encoded in one region of Novosphingobium sp. 9U:
- a CDS encoding heme-binding protein — MSSQLLAARPSVTQQGARQALAGAEAQALAFGVGMSVAVVDAAGHLLVFTRDDEALLVTIDAAIAKARTAAQAQVVTKVLQAFVDTQCPSLIAVRALMPASGGVPVLHQGRVIGGVGASGGSLEQDHAVAQAGADALAQLLPA; from the coding sequence GTGAGTTCACAACTGCTGGCGGCGAGACCTTCCGTCACTCAGCAAGGCGCGCGCCAGGCACTCGCGGGCGCGGAGGCGCAGGCGCTCGCGTTCGGGGTGGGGATGAGTGTGGCGGTGGTGGATGCCGCCGGCCACTTGCTGGTTTTCACCCGCGATGACGAGGCCTTGCTCGTCACCATCGATGCTGCGATCGCAAAGGCTCGCACCGCCGCGCAAGCGCAAGTGGTGACCAAGGTGCTGCAGGCGTTTGTCGACACACAGTGTCCCTCGCTCATCGCGGTGCGTGCACTGATGCCTGCGAGCGGCGGCGTGCCTGTGCTGCACCAAGGGCGGGTGATCGGCGGTGTCGGCGCGAGCGGCGGTTCGCTTGAGCAGGACCACGCGGTGGCGCAAGCCGGCGCCGATGCCCTCGCCCAGCTTCTTCCGGCCTGA